Below is a window of Pochonia chlamydosporia 170 chromosome 7, whole genome shotgun sequence DNA.
AGGGAAGATCAATCTGGCCCAAGTCTTCGGAACTAGAACCTGAGATGGCTGCAGTGTCAACGTGTGTTGTATGCGGTCTCGGCTCATTCACACCATTGTCTAACACAGGGGCTTACTTGACAATCGCTCGCAACTTCCGCCGATGGACTCTTGCGGGAAGTTGATTCTTCATCAATACCCGCTTTTGAAGACAAAAGGTCTTTGTTCTGTTGTAGTTTACTGTTGAGTATCTGGTGGTTCATCGTGTCTCCAAGAAGAGTGGACTTGGCTGTGTCTCCCGGGCCGTACACCCGAACATCTGGAATCCTGGATGAGGAATCTCTTGGCCATCTGGCGAGACGTTCACATTGATGAACAACCTTGACTAATTCTTACTTGAACTGGCGAGGTGCCGTGACATCACCAGCAGTCGGATCTCGAAAGTTCACTTTGTTGATGACAGACCAGTCCCTGGCCCGAGTCTGGGTCTAGACAGGATGGGCCGCGTCGTGCAGCACACGGAGGGGTGTGGGGTCCGGAGCCGAGAACCTTGATGGTGCGACCTTTCCGTTTTCGTACGGGAGGCGTCTCAAAAAGGTGTGGCGCGGCCAATCACTGGCTTTGCATTGGAGGATCGTGTGTGGCGCCTGACTAAAACATAAATCTTTGATATCAATGAATGATAGCGAGGTCAGTGAGACAGCACAAAGATCAAGATGCGTGCAGAATCGCAGAGTGGTTATTATTAGCAGCTTATGAAACAATTGTGCACCAAATTGGTGCGGTGAGGTATCATTCATTCCTTTTCCTAGAGACACTGCATAAATTAGTCTGTACCATGAGCGCAGACTTGGTCGCAGTCGGCTGGAACGGGCGACGAGTCTCACATTGCGGACGGCACGACGGGCAGAGATGAAAAAGTACCAGGCCAATAACCCCCAACATGGGACAAGCAAGAAACAGCTCGGTCTAGGATGTGATCACACTATGACTGAACAAAGGTGTGGTCCATCAGCGATTCACAAAAGATAAAAGGATGGCCAAAGGGGATTCGCAAGTGGGTTCTGAAGATTCCATACTAGCTGTCCATCAAGGTTCTCGCGACTTCTTGGCTAGCACATCCCACATCCCACACCAGTTTTCGCATACACCTACCTTGCCTTGGTTCTCTTCTGTCAGCCCGGATGCGGTCCAACGCATGCCAACAACATCTTTCTGACATCTCCTCAACGGCCATTGCAACAGTCGTCACCTTTTCCGACCCCGGCCCCCACGCGAGATTGTCATATTAACTTCCCATACGTGCAGAGAGCGACAGGGTCTTTGCATTCTCCATTTGCTCATTGACTTGCGTGCTGCGCTTCTCGCCGTTGCATCAGTCGATCATTACCGGCCAGAAAGTTTTGTCACATTTTTCGGTACTCGTCATCGGTTCCTGTTGCCAGCCATAGAAACCTAAAGTTATATCTCGGCGAGTCATTCCATTCAACTCGTTCGGCGCTGAGTTGTGCGTCAGCTCTTCGTTGAGACACCATCACATTCGCTGCAGTACGAAGCGTCCATACGACGCAACCTGCAGAGGCAAGCGAGCCAGGCTTTCCGCCTACGGGTAACAATTAACCTTAGACGCAAAGGATAAAAGATCCCCTGGCATGCTCTATTatctcctcaacaccatctgaCTCCCACTACGCAAGAAGCCTTGTTGGAAGACAATAGCACCGGCCCTAATTCCTTGCATCTTTGAGCGCTGTTTATCCATCACAAGAGGAAAttgttggccaagaagacatTTCGGCAACATTCTGCCGACCTCTCCAATCAAAGtctgcttgatcttggtTAGAGCTGATACTCTAGCTGTTCCGCTGGCGCTATTTGTTGGACCTGTGTGGACCAAATCCTTGTTGAATACTGTCCATCAAGGTGTTGCTCATCTCTTTGGTAGGGCCTAGTATTACTCTTTGATTGAAAATTAGCGGACCTGACGCTAGTATTCGTTTGGTTTGACAGGTGgacagcaaccagacaagtTATAAGACCTGTCAACTCAGCCTCTTTTGCCCGGAGAGTATTCCCAGAGCAGAACCAAACCTGAAAGCTTGCTGTCGTTGTTGTTACGCCGCGCTGAAGTAGAAGCGGGCGAATTCAAAGAAGAGACTTGACTGTCTTGAAAAGTGTGGTGTGGCCGAGAAGTAAAGACCGCGTCGTTTTGCGGCTACGATAGACGTGGAACATCAAACTTGGACCTATACCTTCGAgacacatcaccaacagtccatcatcatggctgaTGCGGAGCAGAGCAGCTGCGATGGCGAGGTCGTCGACCTCGGCATGCGCGGTCTTCGAATCGCATCCATCTTTATTATTCTCGTTGCCTCCCTTGTTGGAGCTCTCACACCAGTGCTCTTGGCGCGCCAGACCAAGATGCACGTTCCCAAATTTACATTCTTCATATGCAAATACGTCGGTACCGGAGTCATCATAGCCACAGCATGGATGCACCTTCTCGACCCGGCAATAGATCAGCTGGGAGACCCTTGCGTTCAGGATAGATGGCTGGGCGACTATCCCTGGGCTCTTTGCATCGCCCTGATGACCGTTATGGTCATGTTCTTCATTGAATTGATGGTGGCCCGgttcgatgacgacgacgagtcCGCCCATAGCCACGGCACTCCTTCCGACTCTGGTTCGGACATCAACGAGGTGTTGGCAATCAAAAAATcaccaaagcagcaaaagaacaagaatgtTCAAGCGGAGCCCTGCCCTCACGACATTGAGAGCCAAGGTGCTCTCCGCGGTCCCGATCCCACGACTATACCGGGACGGCCTGACGATATCAGCTACCCTCCTGGTGGCGAAGACCACCTTGCGCATCGCCATGATCATAAGGAGGGGGATTCACACACTTCTTTGCCTGGCCAGCTGACCGCCATCTTTATCCTcgagtttggtgttgtgttCCACAGCGTCTTTATTGGACTTACGCTCGGTACCATCGGCACGGATAAGTTGAAAATTCTCCTGGTGGTTCTGGTTTTCCACCAAATGTTTGAGGGTCTAGGTTTGGGATCCCGAATTGCTGTGGCCAGCTGGCCGAAAGGCAAGCAGTGGCTGCCATATGCTCTCGCTCTCGGCTTTGCCCTGTCAACGCCAGTTGGTATTGCAGCTGGCATTGGTGCCAAGCCTAGCAACGCGCCTACACAAAAGCTGGTCAACGGAATCTTTGATTCTATATCCGCCGGCATTCTAATGTACACGGGTCTGGTGGAGCTCTTGGCTCACGAATTCATGTTCAACCCTCACATGCGTCGAGCTCCGCTGAAGATTCAGTTGTTCGCCTTTGGATGTGTTGCGTTCGGTGTAGCTATCATGGCCTTGCTGGCCAAGTGGGCTTAGATGTCGGGTTAAAAATGTTATGTTACGCATCGCCGTATCGGGGTATAAAACTGGTTAATGAGACGACGGCATGATTGATATAAAATGAGTATTTCCAAGCTCAATCTGTACCTACGTTAAAGAGATACCTTTAGTAAATATCTATTTCTGCGAATTGAATATTTGCATTACTTGTTACACGGCTTTCCAATGCAATGTGAAGTATTTGAAGTgaaaggaaaagagaagTGAAGCAGTGTAACTGACATGGCGATAGGTTGTGTGTAGGTCAGGGATGGTGAACTATTGACATGCGCAAGTGACGGCGCAATGTATGCCGTCTAAATCTGTAGAACTGGGGCATCAATAT
It encodes the following:
- a CDS encoding membrane zinc transporter (similar to Metarhizium acridum CQMa 102 XP_007811761.1) — protein: MADAEQSSCDGEVVDLGMRGLRIASIFIILVASLVGALTPVLLARQTKMHVPKFTFFICKYVGTGVIIATAWMHLLDPAIDQLGDPCVQDRWLGDYPWALCIALMTVMVMFFIELMVARFDDDDESAHSHGTPSDSGSDINEVLAIKKSPKQQKNKNVQAEPCPHDIESQGALRGPDPTTIPGRPDDISYPPGGEDHLAHRHDHKEGDSHTSLPGQLTAIFILEFGVVFHSVFIGLTLGTIGTDKLKILLVVLVFHQMFEGLGLGSRIAVASWPKGKQWLPYALALGFALSTPVGIAAGIGAKPSNAPTQKLVNGIFDSISAGILMYTGLVELLAHEFMFNPHMRRAPLKIQLFAFGCVAFGVAIMALLAKWA